One Helicobacter suis HS1 genomic window, TTACAAAGAAGGCAAGGAGTGATTAAACAAGAATTAGAGCAAGGCATGAGCGCGGCAGAAATCATTTATACACCTTCTCTAGGTTTACTAGAAACCCACCAAGATCATGTAGATTTTTTGCTAATGGTGCAAGGTAGCGAACTTTTATATCTAGGGGATAGTACAGATTTAGAAGTAGAGCAACCTTATGATTCTAGCCTAGATAAACAGACTTATAAAATGAATGAAAGTTGTTATTCTTTGCGTTTAGATGCGGGCATGTTAGCCATTTTATTTAGCCAAGATGCACACGCCACAGCAGCGCACACAAAAGGTCTAGTTTATAAAATTGTGGCTAAAGTCCCTACCAATCTGATTAAATTTAAGCTTTAGAGTTTTATATGAAGTGGTTTTGTTTGTTTTGCGCGGGCGCTATCACACCTCTTTTAGCTGAATTAGACGGCATTTATAAAACCCAAGCTTTTTTATACATGAAAGCCTCTTATGTGGAATTTTTTAAGTATGGGGATAAGTATTATGCCTATGGAATTGCTAATGTAGATGGTTCTAAAGCCAATAAAGATATTTATAATAAAAACCCGGCTTTGCGCAACCGTAGCGATAAGGGGACGGTGTTTTTATATAAATTAACGCGAGCGTGTGGGGATACTTACACAGGGGGGCGGGCTTATAATTTTTATGACGGGCGTACCTATTATGTACAGATCAAACAAAAAAAGAATGGGGATTTAAAGTTTTTACCAAGTTTAGATCGACGGGGATTCTTTGGTAAAACCTTTATTTGGAAAAGGTTAGATGAGGATTATTTAAAAAAGCATGGCATCACAAAACCTAATTTTTCAGAAGTACTCCAAACCCTTAAACAACTCCCTAGTGATGCGTTTTAATCCACTCTAAGGCAATTTTTACCGCATTAGTGGCTGCCCCTACGCGTAATTGATCGGCCACGCACCATAGATGCAAAATTTTAGAATCAAATAAGTCATTTCTAATACGCCCTATAAAAGTTTGATCAGAACAACTAGCTGTAATGGGCATGGGATATAAACCCCTGCTAGGATCATCTATCACCACTAAATTAGGCGAATTCTTTAAAATTTCTCTAGCTTGAGTGGCTTGTACTTCTTGTTTAAAGTGAATGCTAAGACTTTCGCTATGGCTTCTAAGCACGGGGACTCGTACACAAGTCGCGCTAATTGGAAAATCTGCATGCATGATTTTATGACTCTCTTGCACCATTTTCATTTCCTCTTTAGTATAACCAGAGGGCAAAAAGACATCAATTTGAGGAATTACATTTAAAGCTAGAGGATGGGGAAAGACTTCACAAGTTTCATGACCTGCCATTTGGTTTTGTAATTCTATTAACCCTCGTTTACCCGCTCCGCTAGCGGCTTGATAAGTACTCACATCTACCCGTGTAATGCCAAAGGCTTCATGTAAAGGGTTTAAGACCTGCACCATTTGAATCGTAGAACAATTAGGGTTAGCGATGATATTTTTAGGGCAGTGCTTTAAATCTTGGATATTAACTTCAGGTACAACTAAAGGAATATCCTCTTGCAAACGAAAATGGCTAGTGTTATCTATCACTAAAGCTACTTTAGCTGCACTGGGGGCAAAAACCTCGCTCACGCTTTTACCGGCACTAAAAAAGGCAATGTCAATACCGGTAAAACTAGCATGGGTGGTTTCTAAAACGCTGTATTCTGATTGAAAGGCCTTGATTTTTTGCCCGGCACTGCGCTTACTAGCTAGGGGATAAAAGTGGCCTATGGGGAATTGATATTCCTCTAAAACAGAAATAATCTCAGCTCCTACTGCACCACTTGCGCCTACTAAGGCAATGTTATAGGTTTTCATTCTTTTACCATCGCTAAAACCCTTAAAAAACTCAAATGGTTAAATTGTACACCTGTTGTCATGTTTTTTAAAGTCAAAGTTTCTCTTTGCACCTCTTCCTCACCTAGCACCACTACAAATTCATGCCCCTTTTGGTTGGCATAACCAAAGGGTTTTTTGAGTTTGCCAATTTCGGGATAAAGTTCGGTATTGATTTCACTTTGGCGGAGATTTTGGGCTATTTGGCTTGCATAACTAAAGTGGCTTGCATCCATGCACACCACTAACACCCTAGCGCTAGTGGATTTATTTTCAATGAGTTCTAATTCCTCTAGGGCAACTAAAAGCCTATCTAAACCAATAGACGCACCCACACCCGGGAAACTCTTAAGACTAAAACTTTTAGAAAGATTATCATAACGCCCCCCTGAGCAAATGCTACCCAAACTCGTTAGCTGGTTAAGGGTGGTTTCATAGACAATACCCGTATAATAACCAAGCCCTCTAGCAATAGAAAAATCTATTTTGAAGTGATCGGGGTTGATCTCTAAAGAGAGTAATAATTTAAAAAGCGCTTCTAATTCCTCTAACCCTTCTTTTAAAGTGGAATTATAAGCTTTAAGATAGGCCACACTCTTAAAAAATTCTAGGGGGTCTTCTTGTTGTTTGGTGTTGATAATCTCTAAAAAAGCTTGAAAATCCATAAGAGGAAAACAGGCTTTGAGTTCTAAAATAACGCCTTGTTGTCCGATCTTGCCTAGTTTATCTATGATTCTTAAAAAAGCGGTGATCTCCTCTTCAGTGTGCAAGCCAAAGTGTTGGCATAAACCATTTAAAATTTTGCGGTGGTTGATCCACACACAAAACTCTTCTAAATCTAGGGCTTTTAAACTTGCAATAATCACTTGGATAATCTCACTATCGCATAACGAACTAGAGCTACCGATAAAATCAAAATCACACTGGGTAAACTCCCGGTAACGCCCCTTTTGTGCTCGCTCCCCTCTAAAGACATTGCCAATCGCATAACGCTTAAAGGGCAGGCCTAGAGCATGGCTATGTTGGGCAATAAAACGGGCTAAAGGCACGGTCTGATCAAAGCGCAAGCCCACTTCTCGCTTGCCATGATCTTTGAATAGATAGAGTTCTTTTTGAATCTCACCTTCTTCTTGTGTGAGAATGGAGGCGTATTCTAAATGGGGGGTTTCAATGGGCACAAAACCAAAACTTCTAAACACACGGGCTAATTTTTCTAGCACCGCGCCCTTAGCCATCGCCTCTTTAGGCAGTCTATCTTTAAAGCCACTCAGGGTCTTTGGGGTGATCATGGAAGTCCTTTATTAGAATAGATGATTATAACACCCTAGCTCTTTAAATAGAGTTTATGAACAAACAGATTAGGATAAGGAATAATTTTATTTCAAAAGGAACAGAAATGTTTAAAAGTATTTTGCATGCGGTTTTGGTTGGGGCACTGTGTTTAGGCAGTATACAAGGGGAGGGCAATTCGTATTTTTTAATGGCTCAAAAAGCTTACAAGAGCAAAGATTATCAAAAAGCCCTAGAGTATTTTCAAAAGGCCGGAAATATGGGGAGTGCTGAAGGTTATTTCAGTTTGGGTGTCATGTATCATGACGGACAGGGTATTGGAAAAAATTACCAAAAAGCCTTGCAATACTACCAAAAAGCGGCAAATATGGGGAGTGCTTTAGCTTATAACAACTTAGCGATCATGTACCATGACGGGCAGGGCGTAGTAAAGGACTATCAAAAAGCTATGGAGTATTACAAGAAAGCAGCAGATATGGGACTTGCAAGCGCCTATTTCAATTTGGGGCTTATGTATCATAATGGGCAGAGTGTGGGGAAAGATTATCAAAAAGCCTTGCGATACTACAGAAAGGCTGCAAATGGAGGAGTTGCTACAGCTTATCACAACTTGGCAATCATGTATGCTAAGGGACAGGGTGTGCAAAAAGATCTGCAGAAAGCCAAGGAATATGTTAAAAAAGCCTGTAAGATAGGATATGCAGAGCGTGTAACTATTTCTAGAATAGTTAAGTTATCAAGCGTCATTTTCCTATAAGTTTGTAAAAATAGTCCAACCTTGCTTGAATTTAGCAGATTGCGCATTTATTTTCAACAGGAAGAAATATTTTTGAGTCTCATTTTTGCTTTATTCAGGGCGTTTTTGTTTAGACTAACTCCACATGCTCCACATTTTAACACCACTTGTTTAAGCGTGATAAAAGAATACAGATACACTTACTACAATTTTAGCCAATGTTCAAGGTTGTTTACTTATCATTCCCCCCTTAACTCTAAGAGAAGGATTTGCATGCGTTTTTCATTAATTAGTCTTGTTTTAGCAGGATTTTTAAGTGCCGCAACTTATAGCGTAGATGTGAGCTATTCTAATGCCGGGTTTGAGGTTAGGCATATGCTGGTGGCTAAAGTGGAGGGGAATTTTTCAAATTTTAGCGGAAAAGCAGAGATTGAAAAAGGCAAACTCAAGGCTTTGGAGGGGGTGGTGCAGATTAAAAGCATTTCTACAAAAGATAATGACCGGGATACCCGTTTGCGATCATCTGATTTTTTTGATGCTACCCGTTTCCCGCAAGGCACTTTAAAGGCGATTTCTATCCAGCAAAAAAGCGGAGGTGTTTTACAGATACAGGCTAAGCTTAAATTAAAAGATGTAGAAAAAACCATCACTTTAAAGGGTAAAATTGTTGGGCCCGGTAAAAATTTGATGAATTCTAAAGAAATCTATGGGTTAGAGTTGCAGGGGAGTATTAATAGAAAAGATTTTGGTATTGGAAAAGACATAGCAGAGAGCATGGTGGGTAATGAGATTTTACTACGCATTAATTTAGAAGTGGAGTTATAGCCTTTCACAAAGTTTAGGTACAATTGCCTACATTTTGAGGAGAGATTTTGCAAATTAACACCATTTTACGCTAACCAAGTCTATACTACAGCCAAAGATAAATTAGAGCATGATATTAGTTCGTGTATTGGTATCCCTGTTTGTATTCCCCTCCGGGTGTAGTCCTCCAGCCTCACCTCAAATTTCACAACTCCAACAAGATATTACTTGGGATCAATTTAAAGACTTTGCCCACTACGATGATTTTTCTTGTCTCTGGCTTGCCCAATGCCGACGGCTCTTAAAAAATAGGGGAAGTATTTGTGTAATTGGATCGTTTCAAAATATCTACCGCTTAGGCTATTTAATGCAAAATTTAGGCTTTTGGATCATTAATGACATCATTTGGCATAAAACTAACCCCGTGCCTAATTTTACAGGAAGCAGGCTTTGTAATGCCCATGAAATTAAAGCGCCTAATGGTGTTTCTGTTGTGCAACTCGCAGAGATTTATGAGTGGTTTAGCAAAGTTGGTAGTCAGGTTTTAGCGAGTAACACGGTGTGGTTTATCCCTCTGTGTACAGGGAGTGAACGGCTGAAAAACCAAGAGGGCAATAAGTTACACCCCACCCAAAAACCCGAACAACTCTTAGAAAAACTCATTTTAATGGCAACAAAACCCCATGATCTCATCTTAGATCCATTTTTTGGCACGGGAACTACAATGGCTGTCGATCAGAGTAAAGCAAACCAACAGCAAGGCATTGAAACCATGCAGGCTTTAATCAAAGCCGCACAAAGAAGAATAGAGCAGATAACGATTAGTCAAGATGCAATGGCTTATTTAGAATTAGAGAAAAAGCCCCCTAAGGTGTCTATGAAAGTTTTAATAGATACAGGGTATTTAAAAATTGGGGATAAGCTATACTCTCCAGACTACCAAGAAAAATGCCAAGTTTTAGCGGACGGAAAAGTTTGTGATGCGAGTGGGCAGGTGTTATCTATTCATAAAATGAGCGCTAAGATTTTAAACAAGATTAATCATAAATGGTTTGCAGGTTTATTTGCCGGAATTGCTGGGGCGGGTAATTATTATTATTTAGACATGAAAGAGACCCCCTTAGCCCGCACACGAGGGTATAATGTCCTCTTTAATTGGGGCTTGCGTTTCCAACGATCGCATAATATCTTTAAAATCGGGGTCAAAAATCCTCTCATCACCCGCAATTTATCCATGCAAGCTAATAACACAAAAGTGATTCTAAACAAAACAGCAAAAAGTGCTAATATCGTTTGGAAATTTCATAGAAGTGCTTATGAAAAATCTTATTGCGATAGAATCGCGTTATGAAATCTTGGGGGGCTATAGTGGCAAATCGTAGTCTTTAAGTGGGCAATCTTTTAATAAAATAAGCTAGAATGTTTGAAAAGCAGGAGTTTAAAAATGCTTAGCATTGCCCATAGCCCAGATGCAGATGATATTTTTATGTTTTATGCCCTAGCATTTGGCTGGGTTGATTTCCCTAAACCCTTTATTCACCACGCCCTAGACATTGAAACCCTCAACACAGAAGCACTTAAAGGCACGCATGCCATTAGTGCGGTGAGTTTTGCTCTCTATCCGCTGATTAAAGATCAATATGCCCTTTTAGAGTGTGCCACGAGTTTTGGAGAGGGCTATGGGCCTAAGCTAGTGCGCCTTAAAAACAAACCTCTAAAAAAGAATTTTAAAGTGGCTTTGAGCGGGCGCTATACCACTAATGCCATGCTCTTTAGGCTTTATTACCCACAAGCGCGTATCGTGTATAAAAACTTTTTAGATATTGAAAAGGCTGTGCTTAACTCAGAGGTGGATGCGGGGGTTTTAATCCATGAGAGTATTTTAGATTTCCATGCAGATTTGGTAGTGGAAAAGGAAATGTGGGAAATATGGTGTATACGCTGAGTGATTCTACCTTGCCTTTGCCGCTTGGTTGCATGATTTTACGCCGGTCTATTCCGCTTTTACAGGCAATTTTCATGCAAGAGGCTTTAAGCAAGGCAATCAAAATTGCTCTTAAGCGGTCTTACTTATTAAGGAGTTTCATGCGAAAAAATAATCAAAAATTAGGCTTTAAATGTGGTTTTGTGCTGTGCGCATCTTTGGCTTCTCTTGGCGCGCGGGGAGGCGATGTTAGAAATGGGATTTATCTTGAGGGAAGTGCAGGGGCACAAAACATGGCGCTTACCTCTCAGACCCAACAGCCAGTTATAGCCACAATTCACAGTACAAGCTTACAAAATAATATTAAAGCACGCCTCCAAGAGTTAATTGCTAAACTCACCAGCCTAAACAGCACAGCAGCCAAAGTTGGCACAACAAACGATGTTACAAAGATTAACCCCATTGATGCGAAAACCACTTTAGCAGAAATCCAAGCCCTAGAGAGCCAAATTGCTAATGAAATTAGCTTACTACAAAAGTTAATCGCTTCTTCACAAGATTCGCAGGATAAATCCTCTAACCAGCAGATTTTATCAGCCTACCAACAAGTTTTAGAAAGTTTAAAAAGTGTGGGTAGCTCTCTAGAATCACAAATTGATCAATACAATAGCAAGCTTTCTACAGAGAAAAGTGCGTATAACGCTCAGGTGGCTAGTGTTAATGCTCAAAATCAGGCTGCTAACCAAGTCTATACTACAGCCAAAGATAAATTAGAGCATGATATTAGTTCGTGTATTGGTATCCCTGTTTGTACCCCTCCGGGTGTAGTCCTCCAGCCTCACCTCAAATTTCACAACTCCAACAAGATATTAAAACGCTAATTACTACCGCTTATAATGTCCTTAACAATGACATTTCAGGCTTTCTTAGTAATTCTTTAACAAGATCTTCTGTTATTTCACAAAGCCAATTTGAAAATGCTAAAAAGAAAGCAGATGATGAGATAAATGGTATTAGTACTGATAGTTCTAAAAAGGTAAAGGCTTGTACTTTAACCACTAGTTCTGGTATTAGCTCGTGCTTTAGTACTTTACGCAGTGATATGTTTGGCAATAAAGCGCCTAATGGTGTTTCTGTTGTGCAACTCGCAGAGATTTATGAGTGGTTTAGCAAAGTTGGTAGTCAGGTTTTAGCGAGTAACAATACCGATCTAGAGCTCGAATTGCTTAAAATCTATAACGATTATAACGATTCTATCCGGACTGCTCACAATACTTCTAACTATCACCTAAGTGTCCCCGAAACTCTCCGAGTCCCCCAACCCACAGCCCCCACTTTAAATTTAACCTATAACAGCCAAGCTAGCACGATTACTGCCGATCAGAGTAAAGCAAACCAACAGCATAACCTCACACCCATGCAGGCTTTAATCAGTCTTGCACCTCTAAGTAATACCATTAATAGTCTCTCACGCCCTTTTGGTAATGTTAATTGGAATGCTAGTATAGGCGTTGGATACCAGTATTTCTTTAGCCGCCATTTTGGTTTTGATGCCTATATCAACACGGAGTATAGCTATCTAAATAGCCCACTTTTAAAACGCCTAGATAATTTTAAAGCATTACAAGGGGTTTCATGGGGGATTGGGGCGGATTTTATTTATGATATGCTTGTTGCTAAGGGGAAACAAAAATGGTTTGCAGGTTTATTTGCCGGAATTGCTGGGGCGGGTAATTATTATTATTTAGACATGAAAGAGACCCCCTTAGCCCGCACACGAGGGTATAATGTCCTCTTTAATTGGGGCTTGCGTTTCCAACGATCGCATAATATCTTTAAAATCGGGGTCAAAAATCCTCTCATCACCCGCAATTTATCCATGCAAGCTAATAACACAAAAGTGATTCTAAACAAAACAGCAAAAAGTGCTAATATCTATATCTCGTATGCCTATCTCTTTTAAGTTTTAGTTTGTTTCTAGCCTAATTTATAGGCTAGCGGGCGGTGCTTTTAATTTAGTTCGTAGTCTTTAAGTGGGCAATCTTTTAATAAAATAAGCTAGAATGTTTGAAAAGCAGGAGTTTAAAAATGCTTAGCATTGCCCATAGCCCAGATGCAGATGATATTTTTATGTTTTATGCCCTAGCATTTGGCTGGGTTGATTTCCCTAAACCCTTTATTCACCACGCCCTAGACATTGAAACCCTCAACACAGAAGCACTTAAAGGCACGCATGCCATTAGTGCGGTGAGTTTTGCTCTCTATCCGCTGATTAAAGATCAATATGCCCTTTTAGAGTGTGCCACGAGTTTTGGAGAGGGCTATGGGCCTAAGCTAGTGCGCCTTAAAAACAAACCTCTAAAAAAGAATTTTAAAGTGGCTTTGAGCGGGCGCTATACCACTAATGCCATGCTCTTTAGGCTTTATTACCCACAAGCGCGTATCGTGTATAAAAACTTTTTAGATATTGAAAAGGCTGTGCTTAACTCAGAGGTGGATGCGGGGGTTTTAATCCATGAGAGTATTTTAGATTTCCATGCAGATTTGGTAGTGGAAAAGGAAATGTGGGAAATATGGTGTACGCTGAGTGATTCTACCTTGCCTTTGCCGCTTGGTTGCATGATTTTACGCCGGTCTATTCCGCTTTTACAGGCAATTTTCATGCAAGAGGCTTTAAGCAAGGCAATCAAAATTGCTCTTAAGCATCAAAATTTACTCTCACAAATGCTTTTAGAGCGGCAGTTATTGCGGGTAGAAAAGGATCAATTAAACACCTACTTAAAGATGTATGCCAATGAAAGCGCTTGTAAACTAGATTCTAAACAACAAGCAGGGATTGATAAACTCTTTGAAATAGGCTTTAAACACGGGCTATATAACGAATGGATTAGCTGTGTTGATCACTGTATCCCTACAGATTATAAACATTTGCGTTTGTCTTGAAGGAAAAGCATGCAAATATTCAAGAAT contains:
- a CDS encoding menaquinone biosynthesis family protein, which encodes MLSIAHSPDADDIFMFYALAFGWVDFPKPFIHHALDIETLNTEALKGTHAISAVSFALYPLIKDQYALLECATSFGEGYGPKLVRLKNKPLKKNFKVALSGRYTTNAMLFRLYYPQARIVYKNFLDIEKAVLNSEVDAGVLIHESILDFHADLVVEKEMWEIWCTLSDSTLPLPLGCMILRRSIPLLQAIFMQEALSKAIKIALKHQNLLSQMLLERQLLRVEKDQLNTYLKMYANESACKLDSKQQAGIDKLFEIGFKHGLYNEWISCVDHCIPTDYKHLRLS
- a CDS encoding YceI family protein, which encodes MRFSLISLVLAGFLSAATYSVDVSYSNAGFEVRHMLVAKVEGNFSNFSGKAEIEKGKLKALEGVVQIKSISTKDNDRDTRLRSSDFFDATRFPQGTLKAISIQQKSGGVLQIQAKLKLKDVEKTITLKGKIVGPGKNLMNSKEIYGLELQGSINRKDFGIGKDIAESMVGNEILLRINLEVEL
- a CDS encoding DUF2147 domain-containing protein, translating into MKWFCLFCAGAITPLLAELDGIYKTQAFLYMKASYVEFFKYGDKYYAYGIANVDGSKANKDIYNKNPALRNRSDKGTVFLYKLTRACGDTYTGGRAYNFYDGRTYYVQIKQKKNGDLKFLPSLDRRGFFGKTFIWKRLDEDYLKKHGITKPNFSEVLQTLKQLPSDAF
- the asd gene encoding aspartate-semialdehyde dehydrogenase, which produces MKTYNIALVGASGAVGAEIISVLEEYQFPIGHFYPLASKRSAGQKIKAFQSEYSVLETTHASFTGIDIAFFSAGKSVSEVFAPSAAKVALVIDNTSHFRLQEDIPLVVPEVNIQDLKHCPKNIIANPNCSTIQMVQVLNPLHEAFGITRVDVSTYQAASGAGKRGLIELQNQMAGHETCEVFPHPLALNVIPQIDVFLPSGYTKEEMKMVQESHKIMHADFPISATCVRVPVLRSHSESLSIHFKQEVQATQAREILKNSPNLVVIDDPSRGLYPMPITASCSDQTFIGRIRNDLFDSKILHLWCVADQLRVGAATNAVKIALEWIKTHH
- a CDS encoding YhcH/YjgK/YiaL family protein, which gives rise to MAVIGKLVSLASLFSKTQELESLYAYLKAMLDPASSKHQAFLQRRQGVIKQELEQGMSAAEIIYTPSLGLLETHQDHVDFLLMVQGSELLYLGDSTDLEVEQPYDSSLDKQTYKMNESCYSLRLDAGMLAILFSQDAHATAAHTKGLVYKIVAKVPTNLIKFKL
- a CDS encoding outer membrane protein; the encoded protein is MYWYPCLYPSGCSPPASPQISQLQQDIKTLITTAYNVLNNDISGFLSNSLTRSSVISQSQFENAKKKADDEINGISTDSSKKVKACTLTTSSGISSCFSTLRSDMFGNKAPNGVSVVQLAEIYEWFSKVGSQVLASNNTDLELELLKIYNDYNDSIRTAHNTSNYHLSVPETLRVPQPTAPTLNLTYNSQASTITADQSKANQQHNLTPMQALISLAPLSNTINSLSRPFGNVNWNASIGVGYQYFFSRHFGFDAYINTEYSYLNSPLLKRLDNFKALQGVSWGIGADFIYDMLVAKGKQKWFAGLFAGIAGAGNYYYLDMKETPLARTRGYNVLFNWGLRFQRSHNIFKIGVKNPLITRNLSMQANNTKVILNKTAKSANIYISYAYLF
- a CDS encoding tetratricopeptide repeat protein encodes the protein MFKSILHAVLVGALCLGSIQGEGNSYFLMAQKAYKSKDYQKALEYFQKAGNMGSAEGYFSLGVMYHDGQGIGKNYQKALQYYQKAANMGSALAYNNLAIMYHDGQGVVKDYQKAMEYYKKAADMGLASAYFNLGLMYHNGQSVGKDYQKALRYYRKAANGGVATAYHNLAIMYAKGQGVQKDLQKAKEYVKKACKIGYAERVTISRIVKLSSVIFL
- the hisS gene encoding histidine--tRNA ligase; translation: MITPKTLSGFKDRLPKEAMAKGAVLEKLARVFRSFGFVPIETPHLEYASILTQEEGEIQKELYLFKDHGKREVGLRFDQTVPLARFIAQHSHALGLPFKRYAIGNVFRGERAQKGRYREFTQCDFDFIGSSSSLCDSEIIQVIIASLKALDLEEFCVWINHRKILNGLCQHFGLHTEEEITAFLRIIDKLGKIGQQGVILELKACFPLMDFQAFLEIINTKQQEDPLEFFKSVAYLKAYNSTLKEGLEELEALFKLLLSLEINPDHFKIDFSIARGLGYYTGIVYETTLNQLTSLGSICSGGRYDNLSKSFSLKSFPGVGASIGLDRLLVALEELELIENKSTSARVLVVCMDASHFSYASQIAQNLRQSEINTELYPEIGKLKKPFGYANQKGHEFVVVLGEEEVQRETLTLKNMTTGVQFNHLSFLRVLAMVKE